The proteins below are encoded in one region of Ferruginibacter lapsinanis:
- a CDS encoding Thivi_2564 family membrane protein, protein MPILTILIVLIVVGVLLWLVNTYLPMDRKIKNILNIVVVIVVVIWLLKAFGVLSSLNNLHT, encoded by the coding sequence ATGCCTATTCTTACTATTTTGATCGTCTTGATTGTTGTCGGGGTCCTTCTTTGGTTGGTAAATACTTATTTGCCGATGGATCGAAAAATTAAAAACATTCTCAATATTGTAGTGGTGATCGTTGTTGTTATATGGTTACTTAAAGCCTTTGGTGTTCTGTCTTCTTTAAATAATCTACACACATAA
- the tamL gene encoding translocation and assembly module lipoprotein TamL, whose amino-acid sequence MSKYILYFLLILFTASSCSVRRHLPKDEQLYRGATIHVKKDEGVKNSIASLRKKLKPAVRPTANKFILGQPYKVWWWYFIGRPKREKGLKAWLRKKLGEAPVLSSRVNATVTAENMTAALENLGYFHSTVQGDTVNKSYFTRAVYTAYVMPQYKIKSIVWVSDSSELLRTLETANKNTVLKPGKYYSLKDIEAERSRLDLEIKTKGYYFFNPDYLMAYADSTIGNHEVDLFLNVKKTTPALAKHAFAINRITIFPNYTLILPPPDTSKIGTVNYDRLLIRDTVHKFKPLLFKRMITYRPGDTYSRKDQNTSLNRLISLGAFKFVKNRFELVKDTGSLHLLNAYYYLTPAKSKSLQVEIDGFSKENKYYGSLASLNWKNKNAFHGAEQLAIKVYGSFEVSRADSLKNSGNYRLGAQASIAYPRFALPFFTLKESNLYPPRTSFSLGYELFIKQSFYTQNIFRLKYEFAWKQSSNKEHTLSPIAITYLNAIHVTDAFRAAAAQNPSILSSVYSEVILSTLYSFTYNTMNPTDKNQFYFTGGADLSGNITGLITGAKKARDKKIFNTPFAQYVKVDAEVVYKRIIKEKLNWVNHFQIGIGVPYDNSAILPFSKQYTIGGASSIRGFPARTLGPGTYLPDKNDIHFFQTIGGDYKLLLNSEIRFPLFGSFAGAVFADIGNVWTKDTLLFGPKAQLTKDFYKELAVASGIGIRFDANVLLIRLDLGVPLRKPFLPDGKRWVFDQISFGDKYWRRSNLILNIAIGYPF is encoded by the coding sequence ATGAGTAAGTATATTTTATATTTTTTGCTGATACTGTTTACTGCAAGTAGTTGCAGCGTAAGGAGGCATTTGCCCAAAGATGAACAATTGTATAGAGGCGCAACGATACACGTCAAAAAGGATGAAGGGGTAAAAAACTCTATTGCTTCACTCAGAAAAAAATTAAAGCCTGCAGTAAGACCCACAGCCAATAAATTTATTCTTGGCCAGCCTTATAAAGTATGGTGGTGGTATTTTATCGGCAGGCCAAAAAGAGAAAAGGGATTAAAAGCATGGCTTAGAAAAAAATTAGGAGAAGCGCCGGTGCTAAGCAGCAGGGTTAATGCAACTGTTACCGCAGAAAATATGACAGCAGCTTTAGAAAACCTGGGTTATTTTCATAGCACAGTACAAGGAGATACAGTGAATAAAAGTTATTTTACAAGAGCTGTTTATACAGCTTATGTAATGCCGCAATATAAAATAAAGAGTATAGTATGGGTGAGTGATAGCTCAGAATTATTAAGAACATTAGAAACAGCGAATAAAAATACAGTTTTAAAACCCGGCAAATATTATAGTCTGAAAGATATTGAAGCTGAAAGAAGTAGGTTAGATCTGGAGATAAAAACAAAGGGCTATTATTTTTTTAATCCGGATTATCTCATGGCCTATGCTGATAGTACTATTGGTAATCATGAAGTGGATCTGTTTTTGAACGTAAAAAAAACAACACCTGCCCTTGCCAAACATGCTTTTGCTATCAATCGTATTACGATCTTTCCAAACTATACGTTAATACTTCCTCCGCCCGATACCAGTAAGATCGGCACGGTTAATTATGATCGATTATTGATACGAGATACGGTTCATAAGTTTAAGCCTTTGTTATTTAAAAGGATGATCACTTACAGACCCGGGGATACCTATAGCAGAAAAGATCAAAACACTTCGTTGAATCGTTTAATAAGTTTGGGCGCTTTTAAATTTGTAAAAAATCGGTTTGAACTTGTAAAGGATACAGGTAGCCTGCATTTGTTAAATGCCTATTACTACCTCACTCCGGCAAAAAGTAAATCTCTGCAGGTGGAGATAGATGGGTTTTCAAAAGAGAATAAATATTACGGATCGCTGGCGAGTTTGAATTGGAAGAACAAAAATGCCTTTCACGGAGCAGAGCAATTGGCCATAAAAGTATATGGTAGCTTTGAAGTGTCAAGGGCCGACTCTTTAAAAAACAGTGGCAATTATCGGTTAGGGGCACAGGCGTCGATCGCTTATCCGAGATTTGCACTTCCCTTCTTTACTTTGAAAGAAAGTAATTTATATCCTCCACGTACCAGTTTTTCATTGGGGTATGAATTATTTATTAAACAAAGTTTTTATACGCAAAATATATTTCGTCTCAAATACGAATTTGCCTGGAAACAAAGCAGCAATAAGGAACATACCTTATCACCTATTGCGATCACTTATTTGAATGCTATACATGTAACGGATGCTTTTCGTGCTGCTGCTGCACAGAACCCATCTATTTTATCAAGTGTATATTCAGAAGTAATTCTTAGTACACTCTATTCTTTTACATACAATACAATGAACCCAACTGATAAAAATCAGTTTTATTTTACCGGAGGGGCAGATCTTTCCGGAAATATTACCGGGTTAATAACGGGTGCAAAAAAGGCAAGAGATAAAAAGATATTTAATACACCTTTTGCTCAATATGTAAAGGTAGATGCGGAGGTTGTTTATAAAAGAATCATAAAAGAGAAACTAAATTGGGTAAATCATTTTCAAATTGGAATTGGTGTACCGTATGATAATTCTGCAATACTTCCTTTTTCTAAACAATATACTATTGGCGGAGCTAGTTCTATCAGAGGCTTTCCTGCACGTACATTAGGCCCCGGTACCTATTTGCCTGATAAAAATGACATACATTTTTTTCAAACCATTGGCGGTGATTACAAATTGTTATTGAATAGTGAGATACGTTTTCCTTTATTTGGAAGTTTTGCCGGTGCAGTTTTTGCCGACATAGGAAATGTATGGACAAAAGATACGCTGCTGTTTGGCCCGAAGGCACAGCTGACAAAAGATTTTTATAAAGAACTGGCTGTGGCGTCCGGCATAGGTATTCGATTTGATGCCAATGTGCTTTTAATAAGATTAGACCTGGGTGTTCCACTGCGGAAACCTTTTTTGCCAGATGGCAAACGTTGGGTATTTGATCAGATTTCATTTGGTGATAAATACTGGAGAAGAAGCAATTTAATATTGAATATAGCCATCGGTTATCCTTTTTAG